In Thermofilum pendens Hrk 5, the sequence AGGGTGCCGGAGATGAAGAGGTACGGGGCGCGTGTAGTGGAGGTGGAGGGGCCCTACGAGGACGCGGTCGCGGTAAGCGTGAGCTCCGCAAGGGCTAACGGGTGGTACGACGCGAACCCCGGTAGCGTGAACGACCACGTTAGCATAGAGGCTTACTCCCTCATAGCGAGGGAGATCGTGAGGCAGCTCGGAGACGCCCCTGCCGTAGTGGCTGTACCCGTGGGGAACGGAACCACGCTCGTAGGGATATACCACGGCTTCTACAGGCTGTACAGAGCCGGGGAGACTACGAGGATCCCGAGGATGGTCGCTGCCAGCACGTCCAACGCGAACCAGCTCGTCTACTCCTGGAGCAGGGGGTCGACGGAGCCCCTACCGGTCGAGGTCTCCGAGGTGCGCGAAACCCCGGTGAACGAGCCGCTCGTCGCGATTAGGTCGCTGAACGCCGAGGAGGCTCTGAGAGCTATATACGCGTCTAAGGGCGCGGCGTTCGGCTTCAGCGACTCCGAGATGGTCGAGATGTCGATACTCCTCAGGGCGTTCGAGGGGGTAAGCGCTCTACCCGCGTCGGCGTCCGCGCTCCTGGCTGTACGCGAGTACCTTAAGGCAAACGAGGTCGACGGCCCGGTAGTAGCGGTGATAACGGGGAGATGGAGGAGGGAGAAGCGGTAATACTGGCGGAGGGTCTCTACTCGACGACTGACGGCAAGACGGCGCACGGGCTCGTCAGGAAGAGCCTACGCTACAAGATAGTCGGGGTGATAGACAGCACCCTCGCTGGGAGGGATGCAGGCGAAGTGCTCGACGGGAAACCTCGCGGCATAAAGATATACTCCTCCCTCGAGGAGGCGTTGAAGGAGCACCCCGGGGTAAAGTTCCTCATAATCGGCGTGGCGACTCCTGGTGGCAGGCTCCCGCCGTCCTACAGGGAGGTGGTGAAGGAGGCGTTGAAGAGGGGGATAAGCGTGGTTTCTGGTTTACACGAGTTTCTCAGTGACGACCCGGAGCTCTCTAGGATAGCCAGGGAGACTGGCGCCGAAATAATAGACGTGAGGAAGATATACTACAACACCAGGAAGTTCTACACAGGGAAGATAAAGGAGGTCAAAGCCCTCAAAGTGGTCGTGATAGGGACGGACTCGGCTGTCGGCAAGAGGACGGTTGCCCACATGGTGACCGACGAGCTCAACGCGAGGGGAATTAAAGCCGTCTTCGTCGGTACGGGGCAGACTGCCTGGATGCAGGGCGCCAAGTACGTCTTCGTGCTTGACAGCGTGATAAACGACTTCGTCCCCGGAGTACTGGAGGACGTCGTGTGGAGGGCGTACAGCGAGGAGAAGCCCAAGGTCATAGTCGTGCCGGGTCAGGGTAGCCTGCTTCA encodes:
- a CDS encoding DUF1611 domain-containing protein gives rise to the protein MEEGEAVILAEGLYSTTDGKTAHGLVRKSLRYKIVGVIDSTLAGRDAGEVLDGKPRGIKIYSSLEEALKEHPGVKFLIIGVATPGGRLPPSYREVVKEALKRGISVVSGLHEFLSDDPELSRIARETGAEIIDVRKIYYNTRKFYTGKIKEVKALKVVVIGTDSAVGKRTVAHMVTDELNARGIKAVFVGTGQTAWMQGAKYVFVLDSVINDFVPGVLEDVVWRAYSEEKPKVIVVPGQGSLLHPVFPGSYEILNLLKPEVTILHHAPGRKHLDGFPEYPVPPLEKFLKLVEIITDRRVFAITLSTEGLSEREVLAEREKLEKELGIPVVVPMIEGVGRIVDEITRRFPEVVG
- a CDS encoding pyridoxal-phosphate dependent enzyme — its product is MKVEEGDSSSSKLLALSTPLLKLTSLRKLLNLDGAAVYLKYEGYNPTGTHKDRAALAHVGEAVLNGYDTVTVGTCGNYGVAVAYYARLAGLRAVIFVPKGYSNSRVPEMKRYGARVVEVEGPYEDAVAVSVSSARANGWYDANPGSVNDHVSIEAYSLIAREIVRQLGDAPAVVAVPVGNGTTLVGIYHGFYRLYRAGETTRIPRMVAASTSNANQLVYSWSRGSTEPLPVEVSEVRETPVNEPLVAIRSLNAEEALRAIYASKGAAFGFSDSEMVEMSILLRAFEGVSALPASASALLAVREYLKANEVDGPVVAVITGRWRREKR